From one Prochlorococcus marinus str. MIT 0912 genomic stretch:
- a CDS encoding RpoD/SigA family RNA polymerase sigma factor yields MVSSAPKPAESQKRRSSDPISWYLSSIGRVPLLTPAEEIELGNQVQTLMSLTEDGQIKEQSKEFTSHQKRLIRIGRRAKERMMKANLRLVVSVAKKYQGKGLELLDLVQEGSLGLERAVEKFDPTRGYKFSTYAFWWIRQSMTRAIACQSRTIRLPVHLSERLATIRKVSLDLAHKLGAMPSRIEIAEAMEIELEELDSILRQALTTSSLDAPVNGDEGRSFLGDLIADGSGEEPLDKVEQKIHQEQLGRWLSHLSEQEQHVIRLRFGLEGNERHTLAEIGRLLQVTRERVRQVELKALRKLRNLTRKLPSGI; encoded by the coding sequence ATGGTTTCATCTGCACCCAAGCCTGCTGAATCTCAAAAACGACGCAGCAGTGATCCAATTAGTTGGTACCTTTCTTCCATAGGAAGAGTTCCTCTTTTAACTCCTGCTGAGGAAATTGAACTTGGTAATCAGGTTCAAACTCTTATGAGTCTCACTGAAGACGGTCAGATTAAAGAGCAGAGCAAAGAATTTACTTCTCATCAAAAAAGATTGATTCGAATTGGAAGAAGGGCAAAGGAAAGAATGATGAAAGCCAATCTTCGATTGGTTGTGAGTGTTGCGAAGAAATATCAGGGCAAAGGTCTTGAACTTTTAGATTTAGTTCAGGAAGGTTCTCTTGGATTAGAAAGAGCGGTCGAAAAATTTGACCCTACTCGTGGATATAAGTTTTCTACTTATGCCTTTTGGTGGATAAGGCAAAGCATGACTAGAGCTATTGCTTGTCAGTCAAGAACAATTCGATTACCTGTTCATTTAAGTGAGAGATTGGCGACCATTAGAAAAGTCAGCTTAGATTTAGCTCATAAGCTTGGTGCAATGCCTAGCCGAATTGAAATAGCTGAGGCAATGGAAATTGAGTTAGAAGAACTTGATTCGATTTTGAGACAAGCTCTTACTACAAGCAGTCTTGATGCACCTGTTAATGGTGATGAGGGCCGTAGCTTTTTAGGTGATCTAATAGCTGACGGCTCGGGAGAAGAACCACTTGATAAAGTTGAACAAAAAATTCATCAAGAGCAACTTGGAAGGTGGCTCAGCCATCTAAGCGAACAAGAGCAGCACGTTATTAGGCTTAGGTTTGGCTTAGAAGGTAATGAAAGACATACTCTCGCAGAGATAGGCAGATTGTTGCAGGTTACACGTGAGAGGGTTAGGCAAGTTGAGTTAAAAGCTTTAAGAAAATTGAGAAATCTCACGAGAAAACTTCCAAGTGGAATTTGA
- a CDS encoding NAD(P)H-hydrate dehydratase, with the protein MVSSEQMKNIEKQMFSMGMPVEALMEKVGIGISSWILDRQGLIENGAIVLVGPGHNGGDGLVVARELYIAGVNISIWSPFPLKKELTQKHFDYAMQIGIENLERKPDANSNLLWIEALFGLGQSRIISEEIVYLLNSKKTFSPDKLISIDVPAGLDSDNGNIISNTSCKASHTLSLGLFKSGLIQDSAIDYVGSLERVDIGIPDKILDDLPETQPLRISFSDLSTFVWPMPSKSKSKYQRGRVLVIAGSEKYKGASSLALNGALASGAGSVSAILPNSVSSGLWATHPEVLLLGDLNTFQNGSSDFSKVFNDVDLNKYDSILLGPGLGIAEEKDCFGSDLKDFKGLLVLDADAINRLSLTSIGWKWLNDREGPTWLTPHLGEFKRLFPLIDCSNPLKAGIEAARICGSSVLLKCAHSVICDPQGKSWQIGQVNSSVARTGLGDVLAGFVSGMGASGLASAKRLDTNLLAASALMHAYAGASCSRGSTASAICTFLAELIKKESS; encoded by the coding sequence ATGGTTTCTTCAGAACAGATGAAAAACATAGAAAAACAAATGTTTTCTATGGGTATGCCTGTTGAAGCTCTTATGGAAAAAGTAGGGATTGGTATCTCTTCATGGATATTAGACAGACAAGGATTGATTGAAAATGGTGCCATAGTTTTAGTGGGGCCAGGTCACAACGGAGGCGATGGACTCGTTGTCGCAAGAGAACTTTATATTGCAGGAGTAAATATCTCTATTTGGAGTCCATTCCCATTAAAAAAAGAATTAACACAAAAACATTTCGATTATGCAATGCAGATTGGGATTGAAAACTTGGAGCGTAAACCAGATGCGAATTCGAATTTATTATGGATTGAGGCATTATTTGGATTAGGACAATCAAGAATTATTTCTGAAGAAATAGTTTATTTATTGAATTCGAAGAAGACATTTAGTCCTGATAAATTGATTAGTATTGATGTCCCCGCAGGATTGGACTCAGATAATGGAAATATAATATCAAATACTTCATGTAAAGCCAGCCACACATTGTCTTTGGGACTATTTAAGTCTGGGTTAATTCAAGATTCAGCTATTGATTATGTAGGTAGTTTAGAGAGAGTAGATATCGGGATTCCGGATAAGATCTTAGATGATTTGCCTGAAACCCAGCCTCTAAGGATTTCTTTTTCAGATTTGTCTACTTTTGTTTGGCCTATGCCAAGTAAAAGTAAGAGTAAATACCAGAGAGGAAGAGTTCTCGTGATTGCAGGAAGTGAGAAATATAAAGGAGCATCATCGCTTGCTTTGAATGGAGCTTTAGCAAGTGGAGCAGGTAGTGTTAGCGCTATATTGCCAAATTCAGTTTCATCTGGGCTTTGGGCTACTCACCCTGAAGTCTTATTGCTTGGAGATCTAAATACTTTTCAGAACGGTTCTTCAGATTTTTCCAAAGTTTTCAATGATGTTGATTTAAATAAGTATGACTCGATTTTGCTTGGGCCTGGATTAGGGATTGCAGAAGAAAAAGATTGTTTTGGATCTGACTTAAAGGATTTCAAAGGATTACTTGTTCTTGATGCTGATGCAATAAATCGTCTGTCGCTAACTTCGATAGGTTGGAAATGGCTAAACGATAGAGAAGGTCCTACTTGGCTTACCCCTCATCTTGGTGAATTTAAAAGGTTATTTCCTTTAATTGATTGCTCGAATCCATTGAAGGCTGGAATTGAAGCTGCAAGGATATGCGGTTCTTCGGTCTTATTGAAATGTGCTCATAGTGTCATTTGTGATCCACAAGGGAAAAGCTGGCAAATAGGACAAGTCAATTCAAGTGTTGCAAGAACTGGACTTGGCGATGTTTTGGCTGGTTTCGTTTCGGGGATGGGAGCCTCTGGGCTAGCAAGTGCTAAGCGATTGGATACTAATTTGCTTGCGGCATCAGCATTGATGCATGCATATGCAGGAGCATCTTGCTCAAGAGGGAGCACTGCAAGTGCTATTTGCACTTTTCTTGCTGAATTAATAAAAAAGGAAAGCTCTTGA
- the mnmA gene encoding tRNA 2-thiouridine(34) synthase MnmA, producing MPMNVETRETKKVLNHLTSEETVEKTLKRLQTFSGNHSVVVGLSGGVDSSLTAALLCEAGWDVVGLTLWLMKGKGSCCSDGLIDASGICDQLGIKHHIVDSKEIFQKEIINNVVKGYEEGITPLPCSRCNKSVKFSEMLKWVKENKNIEKIATGHYARIRYSNESFNKNDLPSDGIKRHKLLRGKDLNKDQSYFLYDLPQEILGKTIFPLGELTKETTRIEAFKHSLKTAKKPESQDLCLAEHYGSMNAFIDKYLPKKEGEIVLKNGKVIGSHNGIQHFTIGQRKGLGIAWEVPLHVVEIDASLNKVIVAPREDSGKSECVVKDINWVSIEAPQKPIEVEVQIRYRSKAVKAKLIPIIDSNKKNYCYKCHIHFEEDQFSITPGQAAVFYKGDYVLGGGIISKNS from the coding sequence ATGCCCATGAATGTGGAAACAAGAGAAACAAAAAAAGTTTTAAATCATTTGACTTCAGAAGAAACAGTCGAGAAAACATTAAAAAGACTGCAAACATTTTCTGGAAATCATTCGGTTGTAGTAGGGCTTTCCGGAGGGGTAGATAGCTCCTTAACGGCGGCTCTTCTCTGTGAAGCTGGCTGGGATGTAGTGGGATTAACCTTGTGGCTAATGAAAGGGAAAGGTTCTTGCTGTTCTGATGGATTAATTGATGCTTCAGGGATATGCGATCAACTTGGAATCAAACATCACATAGTTGATTCGAAAGAAATCTTTCAAAAAGAAATCATCAATAATGTCGTCAAAGGATATGAGGAGGGAATCACCCCTTTGCCCTGCTCGCGCTGCAACAAATCAGTCAAATTCTCAGAAATGCTCAAATGGGTTAAAGAAAATAAAAATATCGAGAAGATCGCTACTGGGCATTACGCAAGAATTAGATACTCAAACGAATCTTTCAATAAAAATGATCTTCCGAGTGATGGAATAAAAAGACATAAGCTTTTAAGAGGTAAAGATCTCAATAAAGATCAAAGCTATTTTTTATATGATCTTCCTCAAGAAATTTTAGGAAAAACAATTTTCCCTCTGGGAGAATTAACTAAAGAGACAACACGAATCGAAGCTTTTAAGCATTCATTAAAAACTGCCAAAAAGCCAGAAAGTCAAGACCTTTGTCTTGCTGAACATTACGGATCAATGAATGCTTTTATTGATAAGTATCTACCCAAAAAGGAAGGAGAAATTGTCCTTAAAAACGGGAAAGTCATAGGATCCCATAATGGAATTCAGCATTTCACAATAGGACAACGAAAGGGATTAGGTATTGCATGGGAAGTTCCTCTACATGTTGTTGAAATTGATGCCTCTTTAAACAAAGTAATTGTTGCTCCAAGAGAAGATTCTGGTAAGTCAGAGTGTGTTGTCAAAGATATAAATTGGGTATCAATTGAAGCACCTCAAAAACCAATAGAAGTTGAGGTCCAAATCAGATACAGAAGCAAAGCAGTGAAAGCAAAGTTAATACCAATTATTGACAGTAATAAAAAAAATTATTGTTATAAATGTCATATTCATTTTGAAGAAGATCAATTTTCAATTACTCCTGGACAAGCAGCAGTATTTTACAAGGGTGATTATGTATTAGGAGGAGGAATTATTTCGAAAAATTCTTAA
- a CDS encoding apolipoprotein N-acyltransferase, translated as MNNIYSLFIKAFAGGALAGISLGEGNYVFMLLGLSLLWPASKNPWGGFCWGAMAILWSHKWLLSLHPLSWVGIDSSLSLPITILIWLLCGAFGGTLVFSWSALSGFLAPGRLQFSKLENKFIYAVLLSTIWGLTEEILSRGPLFWIGVGPSLLPQDRYLAGLARWIGSGGLASIHLLAGWWIWQLSVAFQSRKKLKKLIILGVAYFSLAHLIGFILLLDSPTDSAEQVAMWQTNIPIRQKFSQEEINALPSKVDRALTDAVEMNASFLISPEGTLPLDRTKIRDFPVKFLSGGFRKINGSLRSSILVFNPGDESFSDVLDKSRLVPLGEWIPALPNFMKNGLSAVGGIESGNPSRLLDWEGPSFAGAICYELSNGKAIAKAVNQGAKWILVIANLDPYPMSLQRQFLSIAQLRSIETSKNLIAVSNTGPTSLIKSNGRIDTLLKPNKELVKLVDLELNGKKTLYTLNSDLPLISVIFISLIGVLRSRKYDVY; from the coding sequence ATGAATAATATCTATTCTCTTTTTATTAAAGCTTTTGCTGGTGGTGCTTTAGCCGGAATCTCCCTTGGTGAAGGCAATTATGTATTCATGCTTTTGGGACTATCTTTGCTTTGGCCTGCTAGTAAGAATCCATGGGGAGGCTTTTGTTGGGGTGCGATGGCTATTTTATGGAGTCATAAGTGGTTGCTATCTTTGCATCCACTAAGTTGGGTAGGGATAGACTCAAGTTTAAGCTTGCCTATTACCATCCTTATATGGCTTTTGTGTGGAGCCTTTGGAGGGACTCTGGTTTTTAGTTGGTCAGCTTTAAGTGGTTTTTTGGCTCCTGGAAGACTGCAGTTTTCTAAATTAGAAAATAAGTTTATTTATGCCGTCTTATTATCAACAATATGGGGGCTAACCGAAGAAATCCTATCTAGAGGCCCTTTGTTTTGGATAGGTGTAGGGCCAAGTTTATTACCACAAGATAGATATTTGGCAGGATTAGCAAGATGGATAGGTTCGGGCGGCTTGGCCTCTATACATCTTTTAGCTGGATGGTGGATATGGCAGCTTTCAGTTGCTTTTCAATCTAGAAAAAAACTCAAGAAATTGATTATTCTTGGCGTTGCGTATTTTTCTTTAGCTCATTTAATTGGATTTATCTTGTTGTTGGATTCTCCAACTGATTCGGCAGAACAGGTTGCGATGTGGCAAACAAATATTCCAATAAGACAAAAATTTAGTCAGGAAGAAATTAATGCTTTGCCTTCAAAAGTAGATAGAGCATTAACTGATGCTGTTGAAATGAATGCATCTTTTTTAATCTCTCCAGAGGGAACGTTGCCTTTGGATAGAACAAAGATTCGAGATTTTCCTGTGAAATTTCTTTCTGGAGGTTTCAGGAAAATAAATGGTTCTCTACGAAGTTCAATATTGGTTTTTAATCCAGGTGATGAGTCTTTTTCGGATGTATTGGACAAATCTAGATTAGTCCCTCTGGGCGAATGGATTCCTGCATTGCCTAACTTTATGAAAAATGGCCTTTCTGCAGTAGGTGGAATTGAAAGTGGGAATCCATCAAGACTTCTTGATTGGGAGGGTCCCTCTTTCGCAGGTGCTATTTGTTATGAATTGAGTAATGGAAAAGCTATAGCTAAAGCAGTAAATCAAGGAGCTAAATGGATTTTAGTCATTGCAAATTTAGATCCTTATCCTATGTCTTTGCAAAGACAATTTTTATCTATTGCTCAATTAAGGAGTATTGAAACATCGAAAAATTTAATAGCTGTCTCTAATACTGGACCAACATCTTTGATTAAAAGTAATGGAAGAATTGATACCCTACTTAAACCAAATAAAGAACTTGTTAAACTCGTTGACCTGGAATTAAACGGAAAGAAAACATTATATACATTAAACTCTGACTTGCCTTTGATTTCAGTTATTTTTATAAGTTTAATAGGCGTTTTACGATCACGTAAGTATGATGTATATTAA
- a CDS encoding FKBP-type peptidyl-prolyl cis-trans isomerase codes for MIAVISQIISPTPTNALQIDQAIQADVRQSTKTSESVTNPFELDPEDPNPSLFTMASDKTSASNSPLGGAEIGASQVTSSGLKITELVLGDGQEATPGTSVSVNYKGTLDDGKEFDSSYERGPFEFSLGAGMVIKGWDEGVAGMKVGGKRKLVIPPELGYGSRGIGPIPPNSVLTFEVELLAVK; via the coding sequence ATGATTGCAGTGATCAGCCAAATCATCTCACCAACTCCAACAAATGCCTTACAAATTGACCAAGCAATCCAAGCGGATGTAAGGCAATCCACAAAAACCAGCGAATCTGTAACTAATCCATTTGAATTAGACCCAGAAGACCCAAATCCATCACTTTTTACTATGGCTTCAGATAAAACCAGTGCAAGTAACTCTCCTCTCGGAGGAGCTGAGATAGGAGCATCTCAAGTAACTTCAAGTGGGCTGAAAATCACTGAATTAGTTTTAGGTGATGGTCAAGAAGCCACCCCAGGAACAAGTGTCTCAGTAAATTACAAGGGTACTCTTGATGATGGGAAAGAATTTGACAGCAGTTATGAAAGAGGTCCTTTTGAATTTTCTTTAGGTGCAGGGATGGTGATAAAGGGTTGGGATGAGGGAGTCGCAGGGATGAAAGTTGGAGGTAAAAGAAAATTAGTCATCCCACCAGAATTAGGGTATGGCAGCAGAGGGATAGGTCCAATCCCCCCTAATTCAGTTTTAACTTTTGAAGTGGAATTATTAGCTGTTAAGTGA
- the sodN gene encoding superoxide dismutase, Ni yields the protein MFTNYFQMLSETLTSIFNQLPAKSVHAHCDGPCGVYDPASARVAAEAVLSMTKKLIALAPAGNDQASISAYNNTFSRFVAIKEEESQKAKKELLILWTDYFKPEHLATYPDLHDTFWKAAKLCSACKVNIDQTKAEELLAAVQKIHSMFWSSKGRSDNWITAS from the coding sequence ATGTTCACAAATTATTTTCAGATGTTGAGCGAAACACTTACATCAATCTTTAACCAGCTTCCAGCAAAATCTGTTCACGCACACTGTGACGGACCTTGCGGTGTATATGACCCTGCTTCTGCAAGAGTTGCGGCAGAGGCAGTTTTATCTATGACGAAAAAACTTATTGCTCTAGCTCCAGCTGGTAACGATCAGGCTTCTATTTCAGCTTATAACAACACTTTTTCTCGCTTCGTTGCGATTAAAGAAGAAGAATCACAAAAGGCCAAAAAAGAACTTCTAATCCTCTGGACTGATTACTTCAAGCCTGAACACTTAGCTACATATCCAGATCTTCATGACACTTTTTGGAAAGCAGCAAAACTTTGTAGTGCATGCAAGGTAAATATTGATCAAACCAAAGCAGAAGAATTATTAGCAGCTGTGCAAAAGATTCACTCTATGTTTTGGTCTTCAAAAGGTAGAAGTGATAACTGGATTACAGCAAGCTGA
- the sodX gene encoding nickel-type superoxide dismutase maturation protease — MITGLQQADKSLFRKPDLFTLFTLIIGYRQHLRVVGTSMERTLKEGDLVTYKKLNKKNIDLEIGDIVVASHPKTKNKLIIKRIHWIYQNKYDLRGDNSLASTDSRVLGLIELDLIIGKVDKIFSK, encoded by the coding sequence GTGATAACTGGATTACAGCAAGCTGATAAAAGTCTTTTCCGCAAGCCAGACTTATTTACTTTATTTACTTTAATAATCGGATACCGACAACATTTACGTGTTGTCGGTACCTCTATGGAAAGAACTCTTAAAGAGGGAGATTTAGTAACATATAAAAAGTTAAACAAAAAAAATATTGACTTAGAAATTGGCGATATCGTTGTTGCCTCTCATCCAAAAACAAAAAACAAGTTAATAATTAAAAGAATTCATTGGATTTATCAAAACAAATATGATTTAAGAGGAGACAATTCCCTAGCAAGCACAGACAGTCGAGTATTAGGTTTAATTGAATTAGATTTAATCATTGGAAAAGTAGACAAAATTTTCTCTAAATAG
- the lpdA gene encoding dihydrolipoyl dehydrogenase: MSEISFDFDLIVVGAGYGGFDAAKHAAEAGLKVAIIESRDMGGTCVNRGCVPSKALLAASGKVRELANVSHLAEFGIHSAPVRFERKKIAEHAKSLVETIRKNLTKTLERSGVEILRGEGRLEGNQKVGLRETNGVDRIFSARDIILATGSDPFVPRGIEIDGRTVFTSDEAINLEWLPRWIAIIGSGYIGLEFADIYTALGCEVTMIEALEKVMPTFDPDITKIASRNLIDKRDIETRAGVFATKVKPGCPVEVELTDAKSREVIEELQVDAVLVATGRVPSTKNLNLQSVGVETTRGFIPIDDQMRVLVNEKPVSNLWAVGDVTGKLMLAHTAAAQGSIAVENILGKAIEIDYRSIPAATFTHPEISSVGLSEEEAKDLAKREGFELGVVRSYFKANSKALAELESDGIMKLIFNKETGEVLGAHIYGIHAADLIQEVSNAISRRQRVNDLAKEVHTHPTLSEVVEVAYKQASLQIRK, translated from the coding sequence GTGAGTGAAATTTCTTTTGACTTTGACTTAATTGTTGTCGGAGCTGGATATGGAGGTTTTGATGCCGCTAAACATGCCGCCGAGGCTGGCTTGAAAGTGGCGATTATCGAATCAAGAGATATGGGTGGAACCTGTGTCAACAGAGGCTGTGTCCCCTCTAAAGCATTACTAGCCGCCAGCGGTAAAGTTCGTGAGCTTGCAAATGTTTCTCATCTTGCTGAATTTGGGATACATTCCGCTCCGGTTAGATTTGAACGTAAGAAAATTGCGGAACATGCAAAAAGCTTAGTTGAGACAATTCGAAAAAATCTAACTAAAACATTGGAAAGATCCGGAGTTGAGATACTTAGAGGAGAAGGACGTTTAGAAGGTAATCAAAAGGTTGGATTAAGAGAAACTAATGGGGTGGATAGAATTTTTTCTGCTAGAGATATTATCTTGGCTACAGGCTCAGACCCTTTTGTACCGCGTGGAATTGAAATTGATGGACGAACTGTTTTTACAAGTGATGAGGCTATTAATTTAGAATGGTTGCCCAGATGGATTGCAATAATTGGTAGTGGCTATATCGGTTTGGAATTCGCTGATATTTATACAGCCTTAGGTTGTGAGGTAACCATGATTGAAGCTCTTGAAAAAGTAATGCCTACTTTTGATCCAGATATTACGAAAATTGCTTCAAGAAACCTAATTGATAAAAGAGATATTGAAACTCGAGCCGGAGTGTTCGCTACTAAAGTTAAGCCAGGTTGTCCAGTCGAGGTCGAGCTTACAGATGCAAAGAGTAGGGAAGTGATTGAGGAGTTACAAGTCGACGCTGTTCTGGTTGCAACTGGTCGAGTACCGTCGACTAAAAATCTAAATCTACAATCAGTTGGAGTTGAAACAACGAGAGGTTTTATTCCAATTGATGATCAGATGAGAGTATTGGTAAATGAAAAACCAGTTTCTAATTTATGGGCAGTGGGAGATGTTACGGGTAAGTTGATGTTGGCCCATACTGCTGCAGCGCAAGGGAGTATAGCTGTAGAAAATATTTTAGGAAAAGCAATAGAAATTGACTACAGAAGTATTCCTGCAGCAACTTTTACTCACCCAGAGATAAGTTCTGTTGGACTTTCGGAAGAAGAAGCAAAGGATCTTGCGAAAAGAGAAGGCTTTGAACTTGGAGTTGTTAGAAGTTATTTTAAAGCCAATTCTAAGGCCTTGGCTGAATTAGAAAGTGATGGAATTATGAAATTGATTTTTAATAAAGAGACGGGAGAGGTCCTTGGTGCTCATATTTATGGAATACATGCGGCTGATCTTATACAAGAGGTCTCTAATGCAATTTCTAGAAGACAACGGGTCAATGACTTAGCAAAAGAAGTTCATACTCATCCAACATTAAGCGAAGTTGTAGAGGTTGCCTATAAACAGGCATCTTTACAAATAAGGAAGTAG
- a CDS encoding TrmH family RNA methyltransferase — translation MITSKRNPLVKKLRSLLKKTGREERSSLLLEGSHLLEESLKTNCLPIEVIATPEWSDENQETLKKIASRCLLTLVTQNVLEASLSTVTPDGVAAIFPITGLPKPGIAPKHILALDRIQDPGNLGNLFRSALAGEYEVMWLASGADPLNQKVLRSSAGSVLHLPFERIGDSSSSSIEMLVSKLNIAINDNYQVVGTISPNKITDNKVKPYWELDWDLPTVLVLGNEGSGVHPSIEACCTDFVTLPHNSLVDSLNVASAAVPLLLERQRVKMVKGIQKKP, via the coding sequence TTGATTACAAGTAAAAGAAACCCTTTGGTCAAAAAATTAAGGTCTCTTTTGAAAAAAACTGGACGTGAAGAGCGTTCCTCTCTTTTGCTTGAGGGTTCTCATTTGTTAGAAGAATCTCTGAAAACAAACTGTTTGCCAATAGAAGTTATTGCAACTCCCGAATGGAGTGATGAGAATCAAGAGACCTTAAAAAAAATAGCTTCCAGATGTTTATTAACCTTAGTAACTCAAAACGTTTTAGAGGCATCTTTGTCAACTGTTACACCTGATGGTGTCGCAGCGATATTCCCAATTACAGGGTTACCAAAACCGGGAATAGCCCCAAAACACATTTTAGCTTTAGATAGGATTCAAGATCCTGGCAATTTGGGAAATTTATTTCGATCAGCCCTTGCTGGTGAATATGAAGTTATGTGGTTAGCTTCTGGAGCAGATCCCCTAAATCAAAAGGTTTTAAGATCCTCAGCTGGCTCAGTTCTTCATTTACCTTTTGAACGGATTGGAGATTCATCTTCTTCAAGTATTGAAATGCTTGTTTCAAAACTCAATATTGCAATTAATGATAATTACCAAGTAGTAGGAACAATTTCACCGAATAAAATTACTGATAACAAAGTGAAACCTTATTGGGAATTAGACTGGGATCTCCCTACTGTATTGGTTCTTGGTAATGAAGGCTCAGGCGTTCATCCTTCAATTGAAGCGTGTTGTACAGACTTTGTTACGTTGCCTCATAACTCATTAGTTGATTCACTAAATGTGGCATCTGCTGCAGTTCCTCTCTTGTTGGAGCGACAAAGAGTAAAAATGGTTAAGGGTATCCAAAAAAAACCGTGA
- the murA gene encoding UDP-N-acetylglucosamine 1-carboxyvinyltransferase, with translation MSSVATIKRNVIPPHLEVIGRHPLSGVLKVSGAKNSSLVLMAAALLTKEKLLIKNVPQLTDIEVMSEILRNLGAKLTKTNNSIEINSESIHNAELPYQLVHSLRASFFCVGPLLTRLGKAKIPLPGGCNIGARPVDEHINGLKALGAEVEVRNGVVKAQISNKEKRLFGANITLKYPSVGATETILMASCLALGKTTISNPAREPEIHDLAKMLNAMGAKVYGAGTKRITIIGVESLGGTSHCVIPDRIEAGTFLIAAAITRSPLIVGPLIPNHLSAVISKLQECGCSISHHGNHHLKIIPREISGVDITTSPYPGFPTDLQAPFMSLMATAKGSSKIKEKVFEKRMQHVLELNKMGACIYLENNTAYIKGVKELVGSNVRGGDLRSSAAIILACLSAKGNSIFTGLEHLDRGYEKLEEKLTNAGSIISRKFDQTISQSSFSNKIISEDNIDTQKNAA, from the coding sequence ATGAGTAGTGTGGCGACAATTAAAAGGAATGTTATTCCGCCACATCTGGAGGTAATAGGAAGGCATCCGCTTAGTGGAGTTTTAAAAGTTAGTGGGGCAAAAAATTCTTCACTAGTTTTAATGGCTGCTGCTCTTCTTACAAAAGAAAAACTCCTCATTAAAAATGTCCCACAACTTACGGACATTGAAGTCATGTCAGAAATTCTCCGTAATTTGGGAGCAAAATTAACTAAAACAAATAATTCTATAGAGATTAATTCAGAGTCCATTCATAACGCTGAATTACCCTATCAACTCGTCCATAGCTTGAGAGCAAGTTTTTTCTGTGTGGGGCCCTTACTCACAAGACTTGGGAAAGCAAAAATCCCTTTACCTGGTGGTTGCAATATTGGAGCAAGACCTGTTGATGAACATATCAATGGGCTAAAAGCATTAGGAGCAGAAGTAGAAGTTAGGAATGGTGTTGTAAAAGCTCAAATTTCAAACAAAGAAAAACGATTATTTGGAGCAAACATCACTCTTAAATATCCCAGCGTTGGGGCTACGGAAACCATCTTGATGGCTTCTTGCTTAGCCTTAGGCAAAACAACAATATCTAATCCCGCAAGAGAACCAGAGATTCATGATCTTGCGAAAATGCTTAATGCGATGGGAGCGAAGGTTTATGGAGCTGGAACAAAAAGAATCACAATCATAGGAGTTGAATCCTTAGGGGGGACTTCTCATTGTGTTATCCCCGATAGAATCGAAGCAGGCACTTTCCTTATTGCGGCGGCCATAACAAGATCGCCGCTTATTGTTGGTCCATTAATCCCAAATCATTTGAGCGCTGTTATTTCAAAACTACAAGAATGTGGCTGCTCAATATCTCATCATGGGAATCATCATTTAAAAATTATTCCAAGAGAAATTTCAGGAGTCGACATAACCACTAGTCCATACCCTGGTTTTCCAACTGATCTTCAAGCTCCATTTATGTCACTTATGGCCACAGCAAAAGGTTCAAGCAAAATCAAAGAAAAAGTTTTTGAGAAAAGAATGCAGCATGTTTTGGAGTTAAATAAAATGGGCGCCTGTATTTATCTAGAAAACAATACTGCTTATATAAAAGGAGTAAAAGAACTTGTAGGTTCAAATGTAAGGGGAGGAGATTTACGTTCTTCTGCTGCAATTATCCTTGCATGTCTCTCTGCCAAAGGAAATAGTATTTTTACGGGCCTCGAACACTTAGATAGAGGATATGAAAAACTAGAAGAAAAATTAACTAATGCAGGTTCAATTATTTCTAGAAAATTTGATCAAACAATATCTCAAAGTTCTTTCTCTAACAAAATAATTAGTGAAGACAATATTGATACTCAAAAAAATGCAGCTTAG